A segment of the Phoenix dactylifera cultivar Barhee BC4 chromosome 15, palm_55x_up_171113_PBpolish2nd_filt_p, whole genome shotgun sequence genome:
CAAAGAGAGGATGGGTCAGAACAGATCACATGCAGCATCTCAGAAACACAAAACAAACTTCTAGGTGGCCCGTTGAAGACTCTTAGAGAGATCATTCAGAAGTTATAGAAGCAAACTACAGTAACCTGTGCCCAGAGTAGCAGATATGTTGCAAAGCTTGCAAATAGCAATTCTGTATCAACAATATTAATTTGGTCCACACTAATTttacatttttaaaaaaaatcaaattgctAGGTCTCATCTGTTTTAAGTTAGAAGTTTTCAAGGCATAATTACAAGTTTTCAAGATGCCTAAAGTACATAATAATGGATGGTgacaattgattgcatgcacTAAAATGATTCAGTATCTTCAAGGCCAAGGCTTTTATTATTTCTCCACAAGAAAAAACAGACTTATTTCATCTTTTTGACTGAGTTCAGGAAGCCTATGTAGTCAAGGCCCATTCTTTTGCTGTCCAGCAGCGGCTAAATTGCAACTAACCAAGTCGGGGGAAAAGGAACCAAGAGGAATATTCTTCTCTGTATATCATTCTGCATGTATGACTCAAAACATAATGTTCAAGTTCACGAGTGTTATGGTCTAAAACTACCAGACATGTAGTGTACACTTAACCAAAAGGCAACCATGAGAAAATCATGTAATCCTTTGAACAACAGACTATAAGACTATTGGTTGATTATTGTAGATGCCCATATCTGTTAATAAGCCTATAATTGATGCAGAAAAAACAGCAGTTCATTGCTTGGAGGTAAATGTCACTAGAGGAGGAGACAAGAAAACAGAATAAGTTTAGCATGCTTACCAACAGCTTCTTGGTTTCTTTGAGACATCTCTCTGTTTGCAGCTTCATAATAATGAAGCCGATCCCATAACCTTGCTATCTCAAAGTTCTTTGCCTCAATCCAAGGTTCCACCTCCAGCTCAACTTCAGCACGGGAAAAAACCCTTCCCACAGAAGCAGCCACAAAATGTGCAATAACAATTTGTCGACACAACTCCTCCGCAGGATCTATACATGATTGTTCATCCTTCTCATCTGTcacggctgggggggaaggaagACTCAATCCCGCAAGTGAGAGGTGTTGACTCAACATCTGCCATTGGTTTTGCAAGTTCTCCAGTGCTTCTTCTGCCTGCTTCCTCCTCTCAATTTCGAGCAATAAATTAAGTCTCATCTCACGCAGTTCATTTTCCATATTTCGATATGAAGATTGGGAGGCACCCTCGCTAGAAATCTCTACAgtgtggaaaaaaaaagaagtgagcCTAATTTGCCACCTTTGAGAAAAGTGTATATTATGATTACATACAGATCAAGGATCAAAGATGCAGTGTGGCACTATAACTATATAAAGTGCTCTAGCTTGTAAAATGGAAAAAATCCACCATCATTGCTTTAGAAAACTTGTCTGAATGCTAAAGTGGTTAACTAAAGGTGTGCTGCTGAGCAAACAGTGTACAGTGCATTAAGTCTGTTACATCTTCTCATGAAAGGGTTATTTGTCAGTAAAGAAGAGGTAAATGCTAGGGCTACCTATCTAACATTCTATTTATAGATGTGATGGAGATGTTAGGAGAGCCTCTCATATATGCATTAATAGGTTGTGGGTTACTAAAAAGGTTCATTTTCGGATCCAGATAAGTGAACAAATACTGATGGAAGAGTTAATTTCATGGATTCAAATTCAACCATATACAAGCAAAACATAAAATTACTTTAACGTTATAGAAAAAACAActcttttctccttttcctgctttagttttctttatttttgttaaCAAATAAATCTTCCTCTTAACACCATGAATAAAGAGACAGACAACTGCCTTAAATTTTCCCTCTCTGGTGAACTGTCCTAGTTTGTACGATCTCCATTGCATGTCAAAACACGATTGACATGTAAAAGCCAGAGCAACTGGACCTATCTTTCAGGttctcaaaatggataatacAGGTATCAATTAAAGTTTTTTGTTCAGAACTATAAAGGCCTCTTAAATTAAACCAATCTTGCATGCAATATCATACAAACATGTGAAGCACTTTTCATATTTGATAAGGGAAACATATAACTAATCAAAAGAGTATGAAAAAACAGAGAATGAAAAGCTGATAGATCAAAATTAAACAacttaaacaagataaaagttAGAAGAGAAGGGTACcttcaaaggcatcaaaatactCCCCAAGAGGTGTACTTGGCTTCCACCCGTCACCAAGCTCCGTATTACTAGTTGTGCCCAATGAGTTTTGCGGATCAAAGAAATCTTCATTCTCCCCATCTTTTTCTGGATCAAGAGCAACAGGGTTTGCCACTTCTGTAGCTGCAACAGGGCCATCACTCAACCAAGCATCTTGAAACTTCTTGTGATGTTCAATTGAAACAGATTCACCTTGACTTCCATTTCCATTCACAGCCTTGTGTTCCCCTTCAAGCTTCTTCTCATGAAAACCATTCGCAGTCTCTTCAGCACCCTTTCCGTTCACCATTTCAGCCTTCTTCTCCACTTCTTCCGGCGGCGGCATCTGGGACCCAGCGACATCATTCTGGGATAAGCTCTTGAGAAGGCCGGGGCCGCGcctcttgtggttgatgatgTAAGGTGATGGTGGGAAAGAAGACGGCATGTCAGGAAGCAGAGTGGTCTCCGGGGTGGCATAGAGTGCGGGCAAAACATTGGGACAAGGGATGCTCTTCTTTCCAGACGGAATCGGAGGCGCTTTCTCCACCTTCACCGGCACCGGGGGAGGCCTCAGGGTGGGGTTCCGAGACGCACTGGGCTCCAATAGCCCATCCAAGGCGATTGCCGTGAAGGTCGGCATGGCTACCAAGAATTACAAACGAAGCCTCTTCAAACAGATTAAAGATCGAATCTTTCCAAACATTCAAGTCCTACTTCACAAAGATTCGATCAAGAACAACCAGTTTACGAGAACTTTGTTGAGCTGAACCGAATCCTCTATCTAATAATACCAAATCATAGGCGACATGAAGTTACgtttaatcaattttttttgagcGTTTCTTCCATCCTATGCGAGTCGAAACcaggaggcttcttcctcctgATGAAACCGTAATTCAGAAAGTATTTCGATCGAGACTATCCACTTATTAACTCGGAATC
Coding sequences within it:
- the LOC103711546 gene encoding uncharacterized protein LOC103711546, with the protein product MPTFTAIALDGLLEPSASRNPTLRPPPVPVKVEKAPPIPSGKKSIPCPNVLPALYATPETTLLPDMPSSFPPSPYIINHKRRGPGLLKSLSQNDVAGSQMPPPEEVEKKAEMVNGKGAEETANGFHEKKLEGEHKAVNGNGSQGESVSIEHHKKFQDAWLSDGPVAATEVANPVALDPEKDGENEDFFDPQNSLGTTSNTELGDGWKPSTPLGEYFDAFEEISSEGASQSSYRNMENELREMRLNLLLEIERRKQAEEALENLQNQWQMLSQHLSLAGLSLPSPPAVTDEKDEQSCIDPAEELCRQIVIAHFVAASVGRVFSRAEVELEVEPWIEAKNFEIARLWDRLHYYEAANREMSQRNQEAVEMARQQQHRQKRRQKWIWGSVGLAATLGAAVIVWSYLPESKPSFPEGNTIDSHEH